In Priestia megaterium NBRC 15308 = ATCC 14581, the following proteins share a genomic window:
- a CDS encoding ABC transporter substrate-binding protein, with protein MKRWFSLISFALILTLVLAGCGGKSANETSGSGEKEVVAWAWNINVPVLKKAAAEYQKENPGFKLKVVDMGREDVYSKLTTGLQAGGKGLPDIVLVEDDRFQGYLDAFPKAFLNLSKKGFDKQEDKFPEFKRALLSKNGDMYGFPFDAGPTGVFYRTDYFEKAGVDPNSIKTWDDYIAAGKKIKEKVGVDLLGLDFNNDDGLFRMTLTQQGTFYFNNKGKLNLTSKEAKKAMELNKKLKEAGIVKNTVGWDASISALAEGKVASSPSGAWLSGSITQQAPDLKGKWGVFLLPSFEEGGNRASNLGGSNYVISATSQKADEAYKFMEYFSTTDKIQEEAMKGGLFPSLNTVYSSKLFTAQDEYFNNQTIWKTFADEMKDIKPVNFTGNYSVANSEAVKAVSEVTNGKGVTDSLEAAQKRLENRIKK; from the coding sequence TTGAAACGTTGGTTTAGTTTAATCAGTTTTGCACTCATTTTAACCCTAGTACTTGCAGGATGCGGAGGAAAGTCCGCTAATGAAACAAGTGGTAGCGGTGAAAAAGAAGTTGTTGCATGGGCTTGGAATATTAACGTACCGGTATTAAAGAAAGCAGCAGCAGAATACCAAAAAGAGAATCCAGGGTTTAAATTAAAAGTAGTGGATATGGGACGTGAAGATGTTTATTCAAAACTAACAACAGGATTGCAAGCTGGCGGAAAAGGCCTTCCTGATATTGTATTAGTAGAAGACGATCGTTTCCAAGGATATTTAGATGCATTTCCAAAAGCATTTTTAAACCTATCTAAAAAAGGATTTGATAAGCAAGAAGATAAGTTTCCTGAGTTTAAGAGAGCCCTTTTATCAAAGAATGGAGATATGTACGGCTTCCCGTTTGATGCAGGTCCAACAGGCGTATTCTATCGCACAGATTACTTTGAAAAAGCAGGCGTAGATCCAAACAGTATCAAAACATGGGATGATTACATTGCAGCTGGTAAGAAAATTAAAGAAAAAGTTGGCGTTGATTTACTAGGTTTAGATTTTAATAATGACGATGGCTTATTCCGAATGACGCTGACACAGCAAGGTACGTTCTATTTTAATAACAAAGGAAAGCTAAATTTAACTTCTAAAGAAGCGAAAAAAGCAATGGAGTTAAATAAGAAGTTAAAAGAAGCAGGCATTGTTAAAAATACAGTGGGCTGGGATGCTTCAATCAGTGCCTTAGCAGAAGGTAAAGTAGCAAGTTCACCATCTGGTGCTTGGCTATCCGGTTCTATTACACAGCAGGCTCCGGATTTAAAAGGAAAATGGGGAGTGTTTTTATTACCTTCGTTTGAAGAAGGAGGCAACCGTGCTTCTAACTTAGGTGGAAGCAACTATGTGATTTCAGCAACTAGTCAAAAAGCAGATGAAGCGTACAAATTTATGGAGTATTTCTCAACAACGGATAAAATTCAAGAAGAAGCGATGAAGGGCGGATTATTCCCATCATTAAATACCGTATACTCTTCAAAATTATTCACTGCACAAGATGAGTACTTTAACAATCAGACGATTTGGAAAACATTCGCAGATGAAATGAAAGATATTAAGCCGGTTAATTTTACGGGCAATTACTCAGTTGCAAACAGTGAAGCAGTCAAAGCTGTGTCAGAAGTAACAAATGGTAAGGGCGTTACAGACTCGCTTGAAGCAGCCCAAAAACGCTTAGAAAACCGAATTAAAAAATAA
- a CDS encoding carbohydrate ABC transporter permease — MKTNKSLPYLFIAPALLLFALFTIYPIFSSFVLSFQSMEGGKYVFTGLSNYTRLLGDDIFWKALGNTGIILIVQVPVMILLALVLANALNSQLLRLKGFFRVSFFLPAVTSLVAYSILFSIILQDEGIMNTILGFFGIDAIRWLGDPFWAKVSIIVAMTWRWTGYNMVIFLAALQSLSHEVYEAADLDGANRIQKFFHVTVPQLKPVILFATILSTIGTLQLFDEPFNLTKGGPADSTMTLGLYIYQNGFKYFDFGYASAIAYVVVLLVGILTFFQFKFTGDKS; from the coding sequence ATGAAGACAAATAAATCGTTGCCTTACTTATTTATTGCTCCAGCACTTTTGCTGTTCGCGCTGTTTACAATCTATCCTATTTTTTCATCGTTTGTTCTAAGCTTTCAGAGTATGGAAGGCGGAAAGTATGTATTTACCGGGTTATCAAACTATACACGCTTACTAGGAGATGATATTTTCTGGAAAGCGCTTGGAAATACGGGAATTATTTTAATCGTTCAAGTACCCGTTATGATTTTATTAGCGCTTGTACTAGCTAACGCGTTAAACAGTCAGCTTTTAAGACTAAAAGGTTTTTTCCGAGTTTCATTTTTCTTGCCGGCAGTAACGTCACTAGTTGCCTACTCTATTTTGTTTTCAATCATTCTTCAAGATGAAGGAATTATGAATACTATTTTAGGGTTTTTCGGTATCGATGCCATTCGGTGGCTGGGGGATCCATTTTGGGCTAAAGTCTCAATCATCGTTGCGATGACTTGGAGATGGACAGGTTATAACATGGTTATTTTTCTAGCAGCTCTTCAAAGTTTATCTCATGAAGTTTACGAAGCAGCTGATTTAGACGGAGCAAATCGTATTCAAAAGTTTTTCCACGTAACGGTTCCACAATTAAAACCCGTTATCTTGTTTGCTACTATTTTATCAACAATTGGCACGCTTCAATTGTTTGACGAACCTTTTAACTTAACAAAAGGCGGCCCTGCTGATTCAACGATGACGCTAGGCTTATATATTTATCAAAATGGCTTTAAATATTTTGATTTTGGATATGCTTCAGCTATTGCGTACGTTGTTGTATTATTAGTTGGTATTTTAACGTTCTTCCAATTTAAATTTACGGGTGATAAATCATGA
- a CDS encoding carbohydrate ABC transporter permease, with amino-acid sequence MRKIGLYSLLGLFTIISIFPFYWMFIGATNESGKMFTNPPTLKPGDQFMTNLQNLNASIDLGRVFFNSVFVSVVYVIVALMVCSTAAYALSKFEFKGRNAIFTTLLLSMMIPYQATLIPLFQLMSNFNLLDTYFALIVPQLCFPFAIFLLRQNFLAFPTELIEAARLDGAGEMRIFLTIVLPSMKPAMAAAAIFLFMTQWNNFMWPLVATTSNEMATLPVALSSLIGLSIIDYGQVMMGVTIATIPIIVFFLALQRHFISGMLGSAVK; translated from the coding sequence ATGCGCAAAATAGGACTATACAGCTTGCTTGGGCTGTTTACGATTATCTCAATTTTTCCTTTTTACTGGATGTTTATCGGCGCTACGAATGAATCAGGAAAAATGTTTACAAACCCTCCAACGCTGAAGCCTGGCGATCAATTTATGACAAATCTACAAAATTTAAATGCTTCAATTGATTTAGGGCGCGTCTTTTTTAACTCAGTATTTGTTTCAGTCGTGTATGTGATTGTAGCTTTAATGGTCTGCTCCACAGCTGCATATGCGTTATCTAAATTTGAATTCAAAGGCCGCAACGCAATTTTCACTACGCTTTTATTGTCTATGATGATTCCATATCAAGCAACGCTCATTCCACTTTTTCAGCTGATGTCGAATTTTAATTTGCTTGATACGTATTTTGCACTTATTGTTCCGCAGCTGTGCTTTCCGTTTGCTATCTTTTTATTACGTCAGAACTTTTTAGCTTTTCCAACGGAACTTATTGAAGCAGCTCGTTTGGACGGAGCTGGAGAGATGAGAATCTTTTTAACTATTGTGCTTCCTTCTATGAAGCCTGCTATGGCTGCAGCAGCTATTTTCTTATTTATGACACAGTGGAATAACTTTATGTGGCCTTTAGTTGCGACTACATCTAACGAAATGGCTACATTGCCAGTTGCTCTTTCAAGCTTAATTGGCTTATCGATTATTGATTACGGTCAAGTAATGATGGGAGTAACGATTGCAACCATTCCAATCATTGTCTTCTTCCTAGCACTTCAGCGTCATTTTATTTCCGGAATGCTTGGAAGTGCAGTAAAATAA
- a CDS encoding sugar phosphate isomerase/epimerase family protein, producing the protein MGEIPVGVQLYTLREETKKDFKGTLQKVAALGYQGVEFAGYEGYTAQEVRAWLTDLQLKAASSHVPLEQLESNLEQVIHFEQQVGNSHIVCPYLMPERQTEKGYFELIDSLNYIDAYCKKEGLSFSYHHHDFELKKLSTGKSALQTILEETEVNVELDIYWLTKAGEDPVEWMKHYQNRTPFIHLKDMTTDGEQFFAPLGTGGVDIKAVMQEGHRAGVKWWIVEQDHCIESPLSSIKKSLAYIK; encoded by the coding sequence ATGGGAGAAATACCTGTAGGAGTTCAGCTTTATACGCTGCGTGAAGAAACGAAAAAAGATTTTAAAGGAACGCTTCAAAAAGTAGCTGCTTTAGGGTATCAAGGGGTAGAGTTTGCGGGGTACGAAGGATATACAGCGCAAGAAGTAAGAGCATGGTTAACGGATTTACAGCTGAAGGCAGCTTCTAGTCACGTGCCGCTTGAACAATTAGAATCAAATTTAGAGCAGGTGATTCACTTTGAGCAGCAAGTTGGAAATTCACATATTGTTTGTCCTTATTTAATGCCTGAACGACAAACTGAAAAAGGATATTTCGAACTTATTGATTCTTTAAATTACATTGATGCTTATTGTAAAAAAGAAGGCCTGTCGTTTAGCTATCATCATCATGATTTTGAGCTAAAGAAATTGTCAACTGGAAAGTCAGCTCTCCAAACAATCTTAGAAGAAACTGAGGTAAACGTAGAGTTGGACATTTATTGGCTGACTAAAGCAGGCGAAGATCCAGTGGAGTGGATGAAGCATTATCAAAATCGTACGCCTTTTATTCATTTAAAAGATATGACAACAGACGGCGAACAATTTTTTGCTCCTCTTGGTACCGGAGGAGTAGATATAAAGGCTGTAATGCAAGAAGGACATAGAGCAGGCGTAAAATGGTGGATCGTTGAACAAGATCATTGTATAGAAAGTCCTCTTAGCAGCATTAAAAAAAGCTTAGCATATATCAAATAA
- a CDS encoding N-acetyltransferase, translated as MFTQLTEKNQNAEELKETLDDLEFQLFRMQDNLKEIAKKYEVIGVDQPEDNQLVIVSAQNDGNACKIMLNECTKAYRGAWDFAIDGVYEDNHTIFIGDIKGPANKGYGSVCMNYLKEVAVDQNVHVIKGDIAERDWDHLERLIHFYEKHNFEVNIDYTNKCGEIEWTPA; from the coding sequence ATGTTTACTCAGCTTACAGAAAAAAATCAGAATGCAGAAGAACTAAAAGAAACACTTGATGATCTAGAGTTTCAGCTATTTCGCATGCAGGATAATTTAAAAGAAATTGCTAAAAAGTATGAAGTTATTGGTGTCGATCAGCCTGAAGATAATCAGTTAGTTATTGTATCGGCACAAAATGACGGAAACGCATGTAAAATTATGCTAAATGAATGTACAAAAGCCTATAGAGGGGCTTGGGATTTTGCCATCGATGGCGTATATGAAGATAATCACACGATTTTTATTGGTGACATTAAAGGGCCCGCTAATAAGGGATATGGCTCTGTATGTATGAATTATTTAAAAGAAGTAGCGGTTGATCAAAATGTTCATGTCATTAAAGGCGATATCGCTGAGCGCGATTGGGATCATCTCGAAAGATTGATTCATTTTTATGAAAAACATAACTTTGAGGTGAATATTGATTATACGAATAAGTGCGGAGAAATTGAGTGGACTCCAGCTTAG
- a CDS encoding GGDEF domain-containing response regulator encodes MDKYQIALLANVRKQLQEWTDQNEEIPHEEVYRFLHSISGTSATIGLNYLGDRSRELMEAVEKNQKKTWDYAELNTFLLDIIKICYQDEIQSAEDINKPIEISEQTANVLLVDDDLSMLMYLKEQFEKQGWYVLATASKEKAITAFYELKPDCFVVDVHMKDCTGFDILSFLRDKTKQLFVPIVMMSVDNQRETRLKAFKLGADDFFVKPLDMEESLLRIGHHIERKQMFNSYLMFDELTGAYNRTYLKEIYSQQLSSYDRLKDPFCLAILDLDFFKRINDRYGHLMGDRVLQAFVEYMKHEIRPTDHIFRYGGEEFILLLPKTNIKEAETVLNRLLDSFVKKVFTHQSTSFYCSFSGGVVEVHNTEWPLEKALHQADEALYIAKESGRQKIVASSESKLVKKRTLRMAIIDDDSIIRTMLKELLSKIDVGDRYEVKIEVFKDGIEFFESQWIHSSDQYFVILDGMMPKMDGLEVLQKLRQNKRHDQYTVIMLTSRNSEQDIQRALELGADDYMTKPFKLMELEARVRHLMKKVK; translated from the coding sequence ATGGATAAATATCAAATTGCATTATTAGCTAATGTGCGTAAGCAGCTGCAAGAGTGGACCGATCAAAATGAAGAAATACCTCATGAAGAAGTGTACCGCTTTTTGCATTCAATTTCTGGAACGTCTGCAACCATTGGACTGAATTATTTAGGAGATCGTTCCCGCGAGTTAATGGAAGCTGTTGAAAAAAATCAGAAAAAAACCTGGGATTACGCGGAGTTGAATACATTTTTATTAGATATTATTAAAATTTGTTATCAAGATGAAATTCAATCCGCAGAAGATATAAATAAACCGATAGAAATTAGTGAACAAACAGCGAATGTTTTACTTGTGGATGATGATCTTTCAATGCTGATGTATTTAAAAGAACAGTTTGAAAAACAAGGTTGGTACGTATTAGCAACTGCCTCTAAAGAAAAAGCCATTACGGCTTTTTACGAATTAAAGCCGGATTGTTTTGTTGTTGATGTACATATGAAAGACTGTACAGGCTTTGACATTCTGTCATTTTTACGTGATAAAACAAAGCAACTGTTCGTCCCCATTGTCATGATGAGCGTTGATAATCAAAGAGAGACGCGTTTGAAGGCTTTTAAATTAGGGGCCGATGATTTTTTTGTTAAACCTCTCGATATGGAAGAAAGTCTGCTTCGAATTGGTCACCATATTGAACGAAAGCAGATGTTTAACTCCTATTTAATGTTTGATGAATTAACAGGAGCCTATAACCGAACGTATTTAAAAGAAATCTACAGTCAGCAGCTATCCAGCTACGACCGTTTAAAAGATCCTTTTTGTTTAGCGATTTTAGATTTAGATTTCTTTAAGAGAATAAATGATCGATATGGACATCTTATGGGAGACCGCGTGCTGCAAGCATTTGTAGAGTATATGAAGCATGAAATTCGTCCAACAGATCACATTTTTAGATATGGAGGCGAAGAATTTATTCTTTTACTGCCAAAAACCAATATAAAAGAGGCAGAAACAGTATTAAATAGACTGTTGGATTCCTTTGTGAAAAAAGTGTTCACACATCAAAGCACTTCGTTTTATTGCAGCTTTTCCGGCGGAGTTGTAGAAGTTCATAACACTGAATGGCCGTTAGAAAAAGCTCTTCATCAAGCTGATGAGGCATTATATATAGCGAAGGAATCAGGACGTCAAAAAATTGTAGCTTCTTCTGAAAGCAAGCTGGTTAAAAAGCGAACGCTTCGTATGGCTATTATTGATGATGATTCTATCATTCGAACGATGCTGAAAGAGCTTTTAAGTAAGATTGATGTAGGAGATCGCTATGAAGTGAAAATAGAAGTGTTTAAAGATGGCATCGAATTCTTTGAGTCCCAATGGATTCATTCTAGCGATCAGTACTTTGTTATTTTAGACGGAATGATGCCTAAAATGGATGGCTTAGAAGTGCTGCAAAAATTAAGACAGAATAAACGTCACGATCAGTATACGGTTATTATGCTTACATCAAGAAACAGCGAACAAGATATTCAAAGAGCATTAGAACTTGGGGCAGACGATTACATGACAAAGCCATTTAAGTTAATGGAGCTTGAAGCGCGCGTGCGTCATTTAATGAAGAAGGTGAAATAA
- a CDS encoding HEAT repeat domain-containing protein yields MAMSIQVVYILFGGLLLLLVCFLSYLLIQKARLNAFRAKVESYKDSMKESLFIYLYRKDEEHRVEPKNRIELAGVEELLSGFSAAVQGDEILNNITLYAEKVFTPKYKKELHHSRWSVRMNALYAIEDFGLTTLTDQLVQIYEKKNSTAAEKNQILKILVKLNRPEFVMYMTNASRPLSEFMYRSLFGTMNSEQFQQFINKFEDLQEEIQLPLIDMIGINHKLKYIDFLKMHMKSSSEELRIRSLKSLNALSFPLRIEELTNHLQSGIWQERMMATKLIGKTRDEKGLSLLEQSLKDSHFLVRSNAAQSMMKIPTGKEYLVQVYKTTDDKFSKDMAAEWLEKGGITVVE; encoded by the coding sequence ATGGCGATGTCAATTCAAGTGGTATATATCTTATTTGGCGGGTTGCTATTGCTTTTAGTCTGTTTTCTGAGTTATTTACTTATTCAAAAAGCGCGTTTAAACGCTTTTCGAGCAAAAGTAGAATCCTATAAAGATAGTATGAAAGAATCTCTTTTTATTTATTTATACAGAAAAGATGAAGAACATCGGGTAGAGCCTAAAAATAGAATAGAGCTGGCGGGTGTAGAGGAACTATTGAGCGGTTTTTCTGCAGCTGTACAAGGCGATGAAATTCTAAATAACATTACGCTCTATGCGGAGAAGGTGTTTACACCCAAATATAAAAAAGAGCTGCATCATTCTAGATGGAGTGTCAGAATGAATGCCCTTTATGCTATTGAAGATTTTGGGCTAACTACGCTAACAGACCAATTAGTACAAATATATGAGAAAAAAAATAGTACAGCGGCTGAAAAAAATCAAATTTTAAAAATTTTAGTTAAGCTGAATCGCCCTGAGTTTGTTATGTACATGACAAACGCTTCTAGACCGCTGTCTGAATTCATGTACCGCTCTTTGTTTGGAACTATGAACAGTGAGCAGTTTCAGCAATTTATTAATAAATTTGAAGACCTGCAAGAAGAAATTCAGCTGCCTCTTATCGATATGATCGGTATCAATCATAAGTTAAAGTATATAGATTTCTTAAAAATGCACATGAAAAGTTCATCAGAAGAACTGCGAATTCGTTCATTGAAATCACTTAATGCTTTATCTTTTCCATTAAGAATAGAAGAGCTCACGAACCATCTTCAGTCAGGTATTTGGCAAGAAAGAATGATGGCTACAAAACTAATAGGCAAAACGAGAGATGAGAAGGGATTGTCACTTCTTGAGCAGTCTCTAAAAGATTCTCATTTTCTTGTGCGTTCAAATGCTGCTCAGTCAATGATGAAAATCCCAACAGGTAAAGAATACTTAGTTCAAGTATACAAAACGACTGATGACAAGTTTTCGAAAGATATGGCAGCAGAATGGCTTGAAAAAGGAGGAATTACGGTTGTGGAATAG
- a CDS encoding glycosyltransferase family 2 protein: protein MWNSVWHLLLSICGWAVFAYMIFVLCFYFTMFIISAFQLRKQYQLNDEEPYEDLLAVSYTTPLSILVPAYNESVGIIGSVRSLLGIEYPEYEVIVVNDGSSDDTLEKLIEEFSLVKMNRVVRKQVETKEVKAVYRSKLYDYLYVVDKQNGGKSDALNAGINLSNYPYFCSIDGDSVLERDAFLKVMKPIIDSDGEVIASGGSIRIANGCKIENGAVVSIGLDTQPLVVMQIIEYLRAFLMGRIGLSRHNLLLIVSGAFGVFSKRWVIEAGGYSHTVGEDMELVVRLHRLIKQKKTSNQIVYIPDPVCWTEAPDEIKYLRRQRNRWHRGLFDSLWKHKEMLFNPKYGSIGMISMPYFVFIELIGPVMEMLGYLFIVISLVVGGIYVEFAYLLFLLMVVYGSLYSMAAVLLEEWSLRKYPKVSDIAKLFFFSLTESFWYRPLTVIWRCHGLLDVIRNKKGWGDMQRKGVSQ from the coding sequence TTGTGGAATAGTGTTTGGCATCTTTTATTGTCCATTTGTGGATGGGCTGTATTTGCTTATATGATTTTTGTGCTTTGTTTTTATTTTACGATGTTTATCATCTCGGCTTTTCAACTGCGAAAGCAATATCAATTAAATGATGAAGAACCTTATGAAGATTTGCTTGCGGTCAGCTATACAACGCCGTTATCTATATTAGTTCCCGCTTATAACGAATCTGTCGGGATTATTGGAAGCGTGCGTTCGCTGCTTGGAATTGAATATCCGGAATATGAAGTAATTGTAGTAAACGACGGATCTTCAGATGATACGTTAGAAAAGCTAATCGAGGAGTTTTCTCTTGTGAAAATGAATCGAGTTGTGAGAAAGCAAGTAGAGACGAAAGAAGTAAAAGCTGTATATCGTTCTAAATTATACGATTATTTATATGTAGTCGATAAACAAAATGGGGGAAAATCAGATGCATTAAATGCAGGAATTAATTTATCCAACTATCCTTATTTTTGTTCGATCGATGGCGATTCAGTGTTAGAAAGAGATGCTTTTTTAAAAGTTATGAAGCCAATTATTGATTCAGACGGAGAAGTAATTGCTTCAGGGGGAAGTATTCGAATTGCAAACGGATGTAAAATCGAAAACGGTGCGGTCGTATCGATTGGACTTGATACGCAGCCGCTTGTTGTGATGCAGATTATTGAATATTTACGTGCCTTTCTTATGGGGCGCATTGGTCTCAGTCGCCATAATTTATTGCTTATTGTGTCAGGAGCATTTGGCGTATTTTCTAAACGCTGGGTGATTGAAGCTGGGGGTTATTCTCATACAGTCGGCGAAGACATGGAGCTCGTTGTTCGCCTGCACCGACTGATTAAACAGAAAAAAACCAGCAATCAAATTGTTTATATTCCAGATCCCGTATGCTGGACAGAAGCACCCGATGAAATCAAATATTTGCGAAGACAGCGGAACCGCTGGCACCGTGGTTTATTTGATAGTCTTTGGAAGCATAAAGAGATGCTGTTTAATCCGAAATACGGAAGCATCGGAATGATTTCTATGCCTTATTTTGTGTTTATTGAACTAATCGGGCCGGTCATGGAAATGTTAGGCTATTTGTTTATTGTTATTTCTCTAGTTGTAGGCGGGATTTATGTAGAATTTGCTTATTTGCTTTTTCTTTTAATGGTTGTATATGGTTCTCTTTATTCAATGGCGGCCGTTTTGCTAGAAGAGTGGAGCCTTCGTAAATATCCAAAAGTATCCGATATTGCTAAGCTATTTTTCTTTTCCCTGACTGAATCCTTTTGGTATCGCCCTCTAACTGTTATATGGCGCTGTCATGGATTGTTGGATGTTATTCGCAATAAAAAAGGCTGGGGAGACATGCAGCGAAAAGGAGTTTCACAATGA
- a CDS encoding response regulator transcription factor, which yields MAKILLAEDEEVLRMLVVDTLEDEGHDVTEAENGEEALEFIKERDFDLIILDYMMPVFTGLEVIQQLKEMKDKRHTKVLMLSAKNQAADQSRVLEAGAAYFMSKPFSPLLLAERIEEILDEQ from the coding sequence TTGGCAAAAATTTTATTAGCGGAAGATGAAGAAGTGCTTCGTATGTTAGTGGTAGATACCCTTGAAGATGAAGGACATGATGTGACGGAAGCAGAAAATGGCGAAGAAGCTTTGGAATTTATTAAAGAACGTGATTTTGACTTAATTATTTTGGATTATATGATGCCCGTGTTCACCGGGCTTGAAGTCATTCAGCAGCTGAAAGAAATGAAAGATAAGCGCCATACAAAAGTATTGATGCTTTCAGCTAAGAATCAAGCTGCTGATCAAAGCCGGGTGTTAGAAGCAGGGGCTGCGTATTTTATGTCTAAACCGTTTAGTCCCCTATTGCTAGCCGAACGTATCGAGGAAATTTTAGATGAACAATAA